The Anastrepha ludens isolate Willacy chromosome X, idAnaLude1.1, whole genome shotgun sequence genome includes a window with the following:
- the LOC128870113 gene encoding mucin-5AC-like: MVKIRDTTIPLSWSDQCKTPTANHHQLESPAIKTALAPYNYPQETAVTSCTTATGTHYSIVTTSAAALSSTTTSSTSPEPIHTPSTLIQTATRSAECSAPSTLIASSSPRNRDKQSPNKLELENNNKKQKNKMQSSTQTTLQEYWLGNPASSNRFDLLDVEPNINKPESNPVEKDPGTQRAQKPPPIYCSTYSDNNVHVETRETMVKIRDTTIPLSWSDQCKTPTANHHQLESPAIKTALAPYNYPQETAVTSCTTATGTHYSIVTTSAAALSSTTTSSTSPEPIHTPSTLIQTATRSAECSAPSTLIASSSPRNRDKQSPNKLELENNNKKQKNKMQSSTQTTLQEYWLGNPVSSNRFDLLDVEPNINKPESNPVEKDPGTQRAQKPPPIYCSTYSDNNVHVETRETMVKIRDTTIPLSWSDQCKTPTANRHQLESPAIKTALAPYNYPQETAVTSCTTATGTHYSIVTTSAAALSSTTTSSTSPEPIHTPSTLIQTATRSAECSAPSTLIASSSPRNRDKQSPNKLELENNNKKQKNKMQSSTQTTLQEYWLGNPVSSNRFDLLDVEPNINKPESNPVEKDPGTQRAQKPPPIYCSTYSDNNVHVETRETMVKIRDTTIPLSWSDQCKTPTANRHQLESPAIKTALAPYNYPQETAVTSCTTATGTHYSIVTTSAAALSSTTTSSTSPEPIHTPSTLIQTATRSAECSAPSTLIASSSPRNRDKQSPNKLELENNNKKQKNKMQSSTQTTLQEYWLGNPASSNRFDLLDVEPNINKPESNPVEKDPGTQRAQKPPPIYVETRETMVKIRDTTIPLSWSDQCKTPTANHHQLESPAIKTALAPYNYPQETAVTSCTTATGTHYSIVTTSAAALSSTTTSSTSPEPIHTPSTLIQTATRSAECSAPSTLIASSSPRNRDKQSPNKLELENNNKKQKNKMQSSTQTTLQEYSLGNPASSNRFDLLDVEPNINKPESNPIEKDPGTQRAQKPPPIYVQIVSTAGKNTPQTAERTRAKESPRAATQIATKSPVAKKRKSDSDSSRPQTVNQPMQREEWKKVEKKKKSLKNRKGTIRPMSDAIIIEKKAGGTSYADMLRAVKHSEELKDLSEKVKTMRPTKKGGLLIEFKRSKDVEASSYQMAIEKALDGVASVNLKTHTVTIQCKGLITDLNTEEELLEAITQQAQVKNLKMSAIRSTRTIPGGTQSMYLSLRADDAKKVLELGHLKVGWVRCRVTEVTSPRRCYRCWAYDHGATACKEPDRTKLCRRCGKEGHQAASCKNDEKCALCTGAHAAGSAKCPRYQEAVRLRKT; this comes from the exons ATGGTTAAAATAAGAGATACAACAATACCGCTATCGTGGAGTGATCAATGCAAAACACCAACAGCTAATCATCATCAATTGGAGAGTCCGGCAATAAAGACTGCTTTGGCGCCCTACAActatccgcaagaaacagcagtaACATCATGCACGACAGCAACTGGTACTCACTACTCCATTGTCACCACATCAGCAGCAGCTCTAAGTTCAACAACAACTTCATCCACTTCTCCTGAACCAATCCATACACCTTCAACTCTCATTCAAACCGCAACACGTAGTGCTGAATGTAGCGCACCGTCTACACTGATCGCAtcgtcatcacca AGAAACCGCGATAAGCAGTCGCCAAACAAACTCGAActcgaaaataataacaaaaaacaaaagaataaaatgcaaagctCTACACAAACAACTCTACAAGAGTATTGGTTAGGCAATCCAGCTTCATCAAATAGGTTCGATCTCTTGGATGTAGAACCAAATATCAATAAGCCAGAAAGCAACCCAGTAGAAAAAGATCCAGGTACGCAGCGTGCACAAAAACCGCCaccaatatat TGCTCAACTTACTCTGATAATAATGTACATGTAGAAACAAGAGAAACTATGGTTAAAATAAGAGATACAACAATACCACTATCGTGGAGTGATCAATGCAAAACACCAACAGCTAATCATCATCAATTGGAGAGTCCGGCAATAAAGACTGCTTTGGCGCCCTACAActatccgcaagaaacagcagtaACATCATGCACGACAGCAACTGGTACTCACTACTCCATTGTCACCACATCAGCAGCAGCTCTAAGTTCAACAACAACTTCATCCACTTCTCCTGAACCAATCCATACACCTTCAACTCTCATTCAAACCGCAACACGTAGTGCTGAATGTAGCGCACCGTCTACACTGATCGCAtcgtcatcacca AGAAACCGCGATAAGCAATCGCCAAACAAACTCGAActcgaaaataataacaaaaaacaaaagaataaaatgcaaagctCTACACAAACAACTCTACAAGAGTATTGGTTAGGCAATCCAGTTTCATCAAATAGGTTCGATCTCTTGGATGTAGAACCAAATATCAATAAGCCAGAAAGCAACCCAGTAGAAAAAGATCCAGGTACGCAGCGTGCACAAAAACCGCCaccaatatat TGCTCAACTTACTCTGATAATAATGTACATGTAGAAACAAGAGAAACTATGGTTAAAATAAGAGATACAACAATACCGCTATCGTGGAGTGATCAATGCAAAACACCAACAGCTAATCGTCATCAATTGGAGAGTCCGGCAATAAAGACTGCTTTGGCGCCCTACAActatccgcaagaaacagcagtaACATCTTGCACGACAGCAACTGGTACTCACTACTCCATTGTCACCACATCAGCAGCAGCTCTAAGTTCAACAACAACTTCATCCACTTCTCCTGAACCAATCCATACACCTTCAACTCTCATTCAAACCGCAACACGTAGTGCTGAATGTAGCGCACCGTCTACACTGATCGCAtcgtcatcacca AGAAACCGCGATAAGCAATCGCCAAACAAACTCGAActcgaaaataataacaaaaaacaaaagaataaaatgcaaagctCTACACAAACAACTCTACAAGAGTATTGGTTAGGCAATCCAGTTTCATCAAATAGGTTCGATCTCTTGGATGTAGAACCAAATATCAATAAGCCAGAAAGCAACCCAGTAGAAAAAGATCCAGGTACGCAGCGTGCACAAAAACCGCCaccaatatat TGCTCAACTTACTCTGATAATAATGTACATGTAGAAACAAGAGAAACTATGGTTAAAATAAGAGATACAACAATACCGCTATCGTGGAGTGATCAATGCAAAACACCAACAGCTAATCGTCATCAATTGGAGAGTCCGGCAATAAAGACTGCTTTGGCGCCCTACAActatccgcaagaaacagcagtaACATCTTGCACGACAGCAACTGGTACTCACTACTCCATTGTCACCACATCAGCAGCAGCTCTAAGTTCAACAACAACTTCATCCACTTCTCCTGAACCAATCCATACACCTTCAACTCTCATTCAAACCGCAACACGTAGTGCTGAATGTAGCGCACCGTCTACACTGATCGCAtcgtcatcacca AGAAACCGCGATAAGCAATCGCCAAACAAACTCGAActcgaaaataataacaaaaaacaaaagaataaaatgcaaagctCTACACAAACAACTCTACAAGAGTATTGGTTAGGCAATCCAGCTTCATCAAATAGGTTCGATCTCTTGGATGTAGAACCAAATATCAATAAGCCAGAAAGCAACCCAGTAGAAAAAGATCCAGGTACGCAGCGTGCACAAAAACCGCCaccaatatatgtag AAACAAGAGAAACTATGGTTAAAATAAGAGATACAACAATACCGCTATCGTGGAGTGATCAATGCAAAACACCAACAGCTAATCATCATCAATTGGAGAGTCCGGCAATAAAGACTGCTTTGGCGCCCTACAActatccgcaagaaacagcagtaACATCATGCACGACAGCAACTGGTACTCACTACTCCATTGTCACCACATCAGCAGCAGCTCTAAGTTCAACAACAACTTCATCCACTTCTCCTGAACCAATCCATACACCTTCAACTCTCATTCAAACCGCAACACGTAGTGCTGAATGTAGCGCACCATCTACACTGATCGCAtcgtcatcacca AGAAACCGCGATAAGCAATCGCCAAACAAACTCGAActcgaaaataataacaaaaaacaaaagaataaaatgcaaagctCTACACAAACAACTCTACAAGAGTATTCGTTAGGCAATCCAGCTTCATCAAATAGGTTCGATCTCTTGGATGTAGAACCAAATATCAATAAGCCAGAAAGCAACCCAATAGAAAAAGATCCAGGTACGCAGCGTGCACAAAAACCGCCaccaatatat GTGCAAATTGTTTCGACAGCAGGGAAAAACACTCCTCAGACGGCTGAGAGAACTAGAGCCAAAGAAAGCCCAAGAGCTGCAACCCAGATTGCAACAAAGTCTCCAGTTGCTAAAAAGAGGAAAAGCGACTCTGATTCTTCCCGGCCACAAACTGTAAATCAACCCATGCAGAGGGAAGAGTGGAAAAAGGtagagaagaaaaagaaatcgcTGAAAAACAGAAAAGGCACCATCAGGCCAATGTCGGACGCCATTATTATCGAGAAAAAGGCGGGCGGTACATCATATGCGGATATGCTGCGAGCAGTAAAGCACAGCGAAGAACTGAAGGACCTTAGCGAAAAAGTTAAGACGATGCGACCTACAAAAAAAGGTGGCCTTCTTATAGAATTTAAAAGGAGCAAGGATGTTGAGGCCAGTAGTTACCAAATGGCTATTGAAAAAGCGCTGGACGGTGTAGCGTCGGTGAACCTGAAGACGCATACAGTCACAATCCAATGTAAAGGTCTTATCACTGACCTGAACACGGAGGAGGAGCTACTTGAAGCGATTACTCAGCAGGCGCAGGTGAAAAATCTAAAGATGTCGGCGATACGAAGCACACGCACCATTCCAGGAGGTACACAGTCAATGTATTTATCGTTGCGTGCAGATGATGCCAAAAAGGTGCTGGAGCTAGGACATCTCAAAGTAGGATGGGTAAGATGTCGAGTAACAGAAGTTACATCACCGAGACGGTGCTACAGATGCTGGGCATACGATCACGGAGCAACCGCGTGTAAAGAACCCGATCGCACCAAATTGTGCAGACGATGTGGAAAAGAAGGCCACCAAGCAGCAAGCTGCAAAAACGATGAAAAATGTGCGCTGTGTACCGGAGCACATGCAGCTGGCAGCGCAAAGTGCCCGCGCTACCAAGAGGCGGTGCGTCTTAGAAAAACATGA